One Ricinus communis isolate WT05 ecotype wild-type chromosome 2, ASM1957865v1, whole genome shotgun sequence DNA segment encodes these proteins:
- the LOC8283176 gene encoding protein SLOW WALKER 1: MENQNSIFPIKPKLKPKSRTPSKSPESKYWSSFKSTQIPNLISSIPSIAYSPIPSSHLFAAANSASLTLFSSQTFAPTSSISSFSDVVSSCSFRSDGSLIAASDLSGLVQVFDVKSRNPLRRLKSHARPVRFVKYPFLDKLHLVSGGDDAIVKYWDVASETVVLDLLGHKDYVRCGDCSPIDGEVFVTGSYDHCVKLWDVRVESKRSVLEMNHGKPIEDVMFLPSGGMLVTAGGNSVKIWDLIGGGKMVHSVESHNKTVMSVCVGKIMEDEGMQYRIMSVGLDGYMKVFDYAKMKITHSMRFPAPLMSIGVSPDCMSRAIGTSNGIIFGGRRKVKENEEQGGRGFGDFMGLGSIGEPQRRVLRPTNFRYFHRSQGEKPNEGDYLILRPKKVKLAEHDKLLKKFRHKEAFVSVLSGKNPEYVVAVMEELVARRKLIKCVSNLDEEELGLLLGFLHKYSTMPRHSGLLMGLTRKVLDMRADDIKASDALKGHIRNLKRSVEEEIRIHHALQEIQGIISPLLRIAGRR; encoded by the coding sequence ATGGAAAACCAAAACTCAATCTTCCCAATAAAACCAAAACTAAAACCCAAATCGAGAACTCCTTCAAAATCTCCAGAATCCAAATACTGGTCTTCCTTCAAATCCACTCAAATCCCTAACTTGATCTCTTCAATACCTTCAATTGCCTACTCTCCAATTCCCTCTTCTCACCTCTTCGCCGCCGCAAATTCCGCTTCTCTCACTCTTTTCTCCTCTCAAACATTCGCTCCCACATCCTCCATCTCATCCTTCTCCGACGTCGTTTCCTCCTGCTCTTTCCGCTCCGATGGCTCCCTCATTGCCGCCTCCGATCTTTCTGGGCTCGTTCAGGTCTTCGATGTCAAAAGCCGGAACCCACTTCGTCGTCTTAAGTCACATGCCCGTCCTGTTAGGTTTGTTAAATACCCATTTCTTGATAAGCTTCATTTAGTGTCTGGTGGTGATGATGCTATTGTTAAATATTGGGATGTTGCTAGTGAAACTGTGGTTCTTGATTTGTTGGGTCATAAAGATTATGTTAGGTGTGGTGATTGTTCTCCAATTGACGGCGAGGTTTTTGTTACTGGGTCTTATGATCATTGTGTTAAATTATgggatgttagagttgagagTAAAAGATCAGTTCTTGAAATGAATCATGGCAAGCCTATTGAGGATGTCATGTTTTTGCCTTCTGGTGGAATGCTTGTTACTGCTGGAGGTAATAGTGTAAAGATTTGGGATTTGATTGGTGGAGGAAAGATGGTTCATTCTGTTGAGAGTCATAATAAGACGGTTATGTCTGTCTGTGTAGGGAAGATAATGGAAGATGAGGGAATGCAGTATAGAATTATGAGTGTTGGTTTAGATGGGTATATGAAGGTTTTTGATTAtgctaaaatgaaaattaccCATTCAATGAGGTTTCCTGCTCCCCTTATGTCAATTGGGGTTTCACCTGATTGTATGTCTAGGGCAATTGGAACTTCGAATGGGATTATATTTGGTGGGAGAAGGAAGGTGAAGGAAAATGAGGAACAGGGTGGAAGAGGGTTTGGGGATTTTATGGGTTTAGGGAGTATTGGGGAGCCGCAGAGACGGGTTTTGAGGCCTACTAATTTTAGGTACTTTCATAGGAGTCAAGGAGAGAAGCCAAATGAAGGTGATTATTTGATATTGAGACCCAAGAAGGTGAAATTGGCTGAGCATGATAAGTTGTTGAAAAAATTTAGGCACAAAGAAGCTTTTGTTTCAGTTCTGAGTGGGAAGAATCCAGAATATGTGGTGGCTGTGATGGAGGAGTTGGTGGCTAGGAGGAAATTGATCAAGTGTGTGTCAAATCTGGATGAAGAAGAGCTTGGATTGTTGTTGGGTTTCTTGCATAAGTACTCAACTATGCCAAGACATTCCGGTCTGTTAATGGGGTTAACGAGAAAAGTGCTTGATATGAGGGCTGATGATATTAAAGCTTCTGATGCATTGAAGGGTCATATTAGAAATCTGAAGCGTTCAGTCGAAGAAGAGATCAGAATACACCACGCACTTCAGGAGATTCAAGGAATTATTTCTCCACTATTGAGGATTGCTGGGAGAAGATAG
- the LOC8283227 gene encoding ribonucleoside-diphosphate reductase large subunit isoform X2: MYVIKRDGHQETVHFDKITARLKKLSYGLNSEYCDPVLVAQKVCSGFYKGVTTTQLDELAAETAAAMTTNHPDYAILAARVAVSNLHKNTKKSFSETIKLMYSHINKRSGQKASLIADDVYEIIMKNATRLDSEIIYDRDFDYDYFGFKTLERSYLLKIDGKIVERPQHMLMRVAIGIHKDDVESAVKTYHLMAQRWFTHATPTLFNAGTPQPQLSSCFLGCMKDDSIEGIFDTLKECAVISKVAGGIGLSVHNVRATGSFICGTNGESNGIVPMLRVFNDTARYVDQGGGKRKGAFAIYLEPWHADIFEFLDLRKNHGKEERRARDLFYALWIPDLFMERVRGDGSWSLFCPNEAPGLADCWGEEFEKLYTFYEDGDRAKKVIPARKLWFEILNSQIETGTPYMLFKDSCNRKSNQQNLGTIKSSNLCTEVIEFTSPTETAVCNLASIALPRFVRERGVPIESHSSKLVGSRDSKTRYFDFAKLAEITVTITANLNKIIDINYYPVDTARRSNLRHRPMGIGVQGLADTFILLGMPFDSLEAQQLNKDIFETIYYHALKSSSELAAIDGPYETYKGSPVSKGILQMDMWGVIPSDRWDWNVLREMISKNGVRNSLLVAPMPTASTSQILGNNECFEPYTSNIYSRRVLSGEFVVVNKHLLHDLTEIGLWSHALKNKIIYENGSVAKVPEIPEQLKAIYKTVWEIKQKTLVDMAVARGCYIDQSQSLNIHMDQPDLGKLTSLHFYAWSKGLKTGMYYLRTRAAADAIKFTVDTSVLKHENVNSTNDYVDTDMAQMVCSLRNREECMACGS; the protein is encoded by the exons ATGTATGTGATAAAACGTGATGGGCATCAAGAAACCGTTCATTTCGACAAAATCACTGCTCGATTGAAGAAACTGAGTTATGGGTTAAATAGTGAGTACTGTGACCCTGTTCTTGTGGCTCAAAAAGTTTGCTCGGGGTTCTATAAAGGTGTCACCACTACTCAACTTGATGAGTTAGCCGCTGAGACAGCGGCTGCTATGACTACTAATCACCCTGATTATGCTATT TTGGCTGCGAGAGTTGCTGTTTCGAATTTGCACAAAAATACAAAGAAGTCATTCTCAGAGAC GATCAAATTAATGTATAGTCATATTAATAAGAGGTCAGGGCAGAAGGCTTCTCTTATTGCAGATGATGTTTATGAAATAATCATGAAG AATGCTACTCGTCTGGATAGTGAGATCATTTATGACAGAGATTTTGACTATGATTACTTTGGCTTCAAAACTCTTGAGAGGTCCTACCTTTTGAAGATTGATGGGAAGATTGTAGAAAGACCACAACACATGTTGATGAGGGTTGCTATTGGTATCCACAAAGATGACGTTGAATCTGCTGTTAAAACATATCACTTGATGGCTCAACGATGGTTCACACATGCTACCCCTACTCTTTTCAATGCAGGAACACCCCAGCCCCAA TTGAGTAGCTGCTTTCTTGGGTGCATGAAAGATGATAGCATCGAGGGCATATTTGACACTTTGAAGGAGTGTGCTGTTATTAGCAAGGTTGCTGGAGGAATTGGTCTTTCTGTGCATAACGTTCGTGCTACAGGCAGTTTTATTTGCGGGACAAATGGGGAATCAAATGGTATTGTTCCCATGCTTCGAGTGTTTAATGACACTGCTCGCTACGTTGATCAAGGGGGAGGAAAGAGGAAGG GTGCTTTTGCCATATATTTGGAGCCCTGGCATGCAGATATCTTTGAGTTTTTAGATCTCAGGAAAAACCATGGAAAG GAAGAACGTCGAGCTAGAGATTTGTTCTATGCTCTTTGGATTCCTGATCTCTTTATGGAAAGAGTCCGAGGTGATGGCAGCTGGTCTTTGTTTTGCCCTAATGAAGCTCCTGGTTTGGCTGATTGTTGGGgtgaagaatttgagaaattatacactttttatgAAGACGGG GATAGGGCAAAGAAAGTTATACCTGCTAGGAAACTCTGGTTTGAGATTTTAAATTCGCAGATTGAAACAGGAACCCCTTATATGCTTTTCAAG GATTCTTGTAATAGGAAGAGCAACCAGCAGAATCTGGGCACTATAAAGTCCTCAAACCTGTGTACTGAGGTTATTGAGTTCACAAGTCCAACCGAAACTGCAGTTTGCAATTTGGCATCCATTGCTCTACCACGATTTGTCAGGGAAAGG GGGGTGCCCATTGAGTCACACTCATCTAAATTGGTGGGAAGTAGAGATTCAAAGACtcgatattttgattttgcaaAACTAGCGGAG ATTACTGTGACAATTACTGCAAATTTAAACAAGATCATCGATATTAATTACTACCCAGTTGATACTGCAAGGAGATCAAATTTACGACACAGGCCAATGGGTATTGGAGTTCAAGGTCTCGCTGATACTTTTATTCTGCTTGGCATGCCTTTTGACTCACTGGAG GCCCAGCAACTGAACAAAGACATATTTGAGACCATTTACTACCATGCACTGAAATCGTCTTCTGAGCTGGCTGCTATAGATGGCCCTTATGAAACATATAAAGGGAGCCCCGTGAGCAAG gGGATTCTTCAGATGGATATGTGGGGTGTGATCCCATCTGACAGATGGGATTGGAATGTCCTTAGGGAAATGATCTCGAAGAACGGGGTAAGAAATTCCCTTCTTGTAGCTCCTATGCCCACTGCTTCAACAAGTCAGATACTTGGTAACAATGAGTGCTTTGAGCCTTAtacatcaaatatttatagCCGCCGAGTTTTAAG TGGTGAATTTGTTGTGGTGAACAAACACCTCCTTCATGATTTGACAGAGATTGGTCTTTGGTCCCATGCTCTTAAAAACAAGATAATTTATGAGAATGGCTCTGTTGCCAAAGTTCCTGAGATTCCTGAGCAGCTGAAAGCTATCTACAA GACTGTGTGGGAAATCAAGCAAAAGACATTGGTTGATATGGCTGTTGCTCGGGGATGCTACATAGACCAGAGTCAGAGTCTAAATATTCACATGGATCAACCTGATCTAGGGAAACTAACTTCATTGCATTTCTATGCTTGGTCCAAG GGCCTGAAAACAGGGATGTACTATCTGAGAACACGTGCTGCAGCTGATGCAATCAAGTTCACTGTTGATACATCTGTTCTCAAACAT GAAAATGTTAATAGCACGAATGACTACGTTGATACTGATATGGCACAAATGGTTTGCTCTTTGAGGAATAGAGAAGAGTGCATGGCTTGTGGCAGCTAA
- the LOC8283227 gene encoding ribonucleoside-diphosphate reductase large subunit isoform X1, which yields MYVIKRDGHQETVHFDKITARLKKLSYGLNSEYCDPVLVAQKVCSGFYKGVTTTQLDELAAETAAAMTTNHPDYAILAARVAVSNLHKNTKKSFSETIKLMYSHINKRSGQKASLIADDVYEIIMKNATRLDSEIIYDRDFDYDYFGFKTLERSYLLKIDGKIVERPQHMLMRVAIGIHKDDVESAVKTYHLMAQRWFTHATPTLFNAGTPQPQLSSCFLGCMKDDSIEGIFDTLKECAVISKVAGGIGLSVHNVRATGSFICGTNGESNGIVPMLRVFNDTARYVDQGGGKRKGAFAIYLEPWHADIFEFLDLRKNHGKEERRARDLFYALWIPDLFMERVRGDGSWSLFCPNEAPGLADCWGEEFEKLYTFYEDGDRAKKVIPARKLWFEILNSQIETGTPYMLFKDSCNRKSNQQNLGTIKSSNLCTEVIEFTSPTETAVCNLASIALPRFVRERGVPIESHSSKLVGSRDSKTRYFDFAKLAEITVTITANLNKIIDINYYPVDTARRSNLRHRPMGIGVQGLADTFILLGMPFDSLEAQQLNKDIFETIYYHALKSSSELAAIDGPYETYKGSPVSKGILQMDMWGVIPSDRWDWNVLREMISKNGVRNSLLVAPMPTASTSQILGNNECFEPYTSNIYSRRVLSGEFVVVNKHLLHDLTEIGLWSHALKNKIIYENGSVAKVPEIPEQLKAIYKTVWEIKQKTLVDMAVARGCYIDQSQSLNIHMDQPDLGKLTSLHFYAWSKGLKTGMYYLRTRAAADAIKFTVDTSVLKHQENVNSTNDYVDTDMAQMVCSLRNREECMACGS from the exons ATGTATGTGATAAAACGTGATGGGCATCAAGAAACCGTTCATTTCGACAAAATCACTGCTCGATTGAAGAAACTGAGTTATGGGTTAAATAGTGAGTACTGTGACCCTGTTCTTGTGGCTCAAAAAGTTTGCTCGGGGTTCTATAAAGGTGTCACCACTACTCAACTTGATGAGTTAGCCGCTGAGACAGCGGCTGCTATGACTACTAATCACCCTGATTATGCTATT TTGGCTGCGAGAGTTGCTGTTTCGAATTTGCACAAAAATACAAAGAAGTCATTCTCAGAGAC GATCAAATTAATGTATAGTCATATTAATAAGAGGTCAGGGCAGAAGGCTTCTCTTATTGCAGATGATGTTTATGAAATAATCATGAAG AATGCTACTCGTCTGGATAGTGAGATCATTTATGACAGAGATTTTGACTATGATTACTTTGGCTTCAAAACTCTTGAGAGGTCCTACCTTTTGAAGATTGATGGGAAGATTGTAGAAAGACCACAACACATGTTGATGAGGGTTGCTATTGGTATCCACAAAGATGACGTTGAATCTGCTGTTAAAACATATCACTTGATGGCTCAACGATGGTTCACACATGCTACCCCTACTCTTTTCAATGCAGGAACACCCCAGCCCCAA TTGAGTAGCTGCTTTCTTGGGTGCATGAAAGATGATAGCATCGAGGGCATATTTGACACTTTGAAGGAGTGTGCTGTTATTAGCAAGGTTGCTGGAGGAATTGGTCTTTCTGTGCATAACGTTCGTGCTACAGGCAGTTTTATTTGCGGGACAAATGGGGAATCAAATGGTATTGTTCCCATGCTTCGAGTGTTTAATGACACTGCTCGCTACGTTGATCAAGGGGGAGGAAAGAGGAAGG GTGCTTTTGCCATATATTTGGAGCCCTGGCATGCAGATATCTTTGAGTTTTTAGATCTCAGGAAAAACCATGGAAAG GAAGAACGTCGAGCTAGAGATTTGTTCTATGCTCTTTGGATTCCTGATCTCTTTATGGAAAGAGTCCGAGGTGATGGCAGCTGGTCTTTGTTTTGCCCTAATGAAGCTCCTGGTTTGGCTGATTGTTGGGgtgaagaatttgagaaattatacactttttatgAAGACGGG GATAGGGCAAAGAAAGTTATACCTGCTAGGAAACTCTGGTTTGAGATTTTAAATTCGCAGATTGAAACAGGAACCCCTTATATGCTTTTCAAG GATTCTTGTAATAGGAAGAGCAACCAGCAGAATCTGGGCACTATAAAGTCCTCAAACCTGTGTACTGAGGTTATTGAGTTCACAAGTCCAACCGAAACTGCAGTTTGCAATTTGGCATCCATTGCTCTACCACGATTTGTCAGGGAAAGG GGGGTGCCCATTGAGTCACACTCATCTAAATTGGTGGGAAGTAGAGATTCAAAGACtcgatattttgattttgcaaAACTAGCGGAG ATTACTGTGACAATTACTGCAAATTTAAACAAGATCATCGATATTAATTACTACCCAGTTGATACTGCAAGGAGATCAAATTTACGACACAGGCCAATGGGTATTGGAGTTCAAGGTCTCGCTGATACTTTTATTCTGCTTGGCATGCCTTTTGACTCACTGGAG GCCCAGCAACTGAACAAAGACATATTTGAGACCATTTACTACCATGCACTGAAATCGTCTTCTGAGCTGGCTGCTATAGATGGCCCTTATGAAACATATAAAGGGAGCCCCGTGAGCAAG gGGATTCTTCAGATGGATATGTGGGGTGTGATCCCATCTGACAGATGGGATTGGAATGTCCTTAGGGAAATGATCTCGAAGAACGGGGTAAGAAATTCCCTTCTTGTAGCTCCTATGCCCACTGCTTCAACAAGTCAGATACTTGGTAACAATGAGTGCTTTGAGCCTTAtacatcaaatatttatagCCGCCGAGTTTTAAG TGGTGAATTTGTTGTGGTGAACAAACACCTCCTTCATGATTTGACAGAGATTGGTCTTTGGTCCCATGCTCTTAAAAACAAGATAATTTATGAGAATGGCTCTGTTGCCAAAGTTCCTGAGATTCCTGAGCAGCTGAAAGCTATCTACAA GACTGTGTGGGAAATCAAGCAAAAGACATTGGTTGATATGGCTGTTGCTCGGGGATGCTACATAGACCAGAGTCAGAGTCTAAATATTCACATGGATCAACCTGATCTAGGGAAACTAACTTCATTGCATTTCTATGCTTGGTCCAAG GGCCTGAAAACAGGGATGTACTATCTGAGAACACGTGCTGCAGCTGATGCAATCAAGTTCACTGTTGATACATCTGTTCTCAAACAT CAGGAAAATGTTAATAGCACGAATGACTACGTTGATACTGATATGGCACAAATGGTTTGCTCTTTGAGGAATAGAGAAGAGTGCATGGCTTGTGGCAGCTAA